A stretch of the Rhizomicrobium sp. genome encodes the following:
- a CDS encoding PqqD family protein, whose protein sequence is MLEDTNLLYSRADEVVETEVNGVVLLLHLGNWNYFEFNPISSAIWSLLEKPASLDTIVTGLEQQFDVGREQCLHDTRKFLDDLVADGIVTRA, encoded by the coding sequence ATGCTCGAGGACACGAACCTGCTTTATTCCCGCGCGGACGAGGTTGTCGAAACCGAAGTCAACGGCGTGGTGCTGCTGCTGCACTTGGGAAATTGGAACTACTTCGAATTCAATCCCATCAGCAGCGCGATCTGGTCCTTGCTGGAGAAGCCGGCAAGTCTCGATACAATCGTGACCGGCTTGGAACAGCAATTTGATGTCGGCCGGGAACAGTGCCTGCACGATACGCGCAAATTCCTCGACGATCTCGTCGCGGACGGTATCGTCACGCGCGCCTGA